In a genomic window of Halalkalibacillus sediminis:
- a CDS encoding TRAP transporter large permease encodes MLSLLLGIMFVLLMLNFPMMIPLIIAPFVVAMIYLPIFDSSIMVGQLITGIETYELLCVPLFIFAADIMTSGRTADRLLDFIGSFVRHIRGGYAVTTAAACTMFGSISGSTQATVVAIGKPMRERLLRNGYKDSSAIALIINASDVALLVPPSIGLIIYGLASNTSIGDLFIAGILPGVLVFLTFAIYSMIYAKVKGVPLASKATWKERGQFFIRALLPLGFPIVVIGGIYTGTFTATEAAGVSVLYAFILEVIIYRSIHIKKIPSIALSTGLVTSAVFILVAGGQVFTYLINIEKVPQMLSEAVLGSDPSAIYVLVIVTIFFFVGCMFVDPIVVILVLTPIFMPAASAAGIDPVHLGIVITFQAALGSATPPFGVDIFTASAVFNRPYMEVIKGTPPYILMMVVISILLILFPQISLALL; translated from the coding sequence ATGCTATCATTATTGCTAGGAATCATGTTTGTACTATTGATGCTGAATTTCCCAATGATGATCCCATTGATTATTGCTCCTTTTGTAGTGGCAATGATTTATCTGCCAATTTTTGATTCGTCGATAATGGTGGGACAGTTAATCACTGGTATCGAAACATACGAATTGCTATGTGTACCGTTATTTATATTCGCTGCTGATATCATGACCTCTGGTCGGACAGCGGATCGTTTACTAGATTTCATTGGTTCATTCGTTAGACATATTAGAGGTGGTTATGCAGTTACAACAGCTGCAGCTTGTACCATGTTCGGTTCGATTTCGGGTTCTACCCAGGCAACGGTTGTTGCCATTGGTAAACCTATGCGCGAACGTTTACTTAGAAATGGCTATAAAGATTCTAGTGCTATAGCTTTAATAATTAATGCCAGTGACGTAGCTTTACTAGTACCTCCAAGTATTGGACTGATCATTTATGGTTTAGCTTCTAATACTTCAATCGGGGACTTGTTTATCGCTGGTATTCTACCTGGTGTATTGGTATTCTTAACATTCGCTATATATAGTATGATTTATGCAAAAGTTAAGGGAGTACCGCTTGCTTCGAAAGCAACATGGAAAGAAAGAGGGCAATTTTTCATAAGAGCTTTATTGCCTTTAGGCTTCCCGATTGTAGTAATCGGTGGTATCTACACAGGTACTTTCACTGCTACAGAAGCAGCAGGTGTATCCGTATTATACGCATTCATTCTTGAGGTAATTATTTACCGTTCTATTCATATCAAAAAGATCCCAAGCATTGCTTTATCAACGGGGTTAGTAACATCTGCAGTATTCATTCTTGTTGCAGGTGGGCAAGTGTTTACTTACTTAATCAATATTGAAAAAGTTCCGCAAATGTTGTCGGAAGCAGTCTTAGGAAGTGACCCTAGTGCAATTTATGTGCTAGTGATTGTAACGATTTTCTTCTTCGTAGGTTGTATGTTTGTGGATCCGATTGTTGTTATATTAGTATTAACACCAATCTTCATGCCGGCAGCAAGTGCTGCAGGAATTGATCCTGTACATTTAGGAATCGTTATCACCTTCCAAGCGGCATTAGGTTCAGCAACACCACCGTTTGGGGTTGACATATTCACGGCAAGTGCCGTATTTAACCGGCCTTATATGGAGGTCATCAAAGGAACACCACCATACATTTTAATGATGGTGGTCATATCAATACTATTAATTCTGTTTCCACAGATTTCTCTTGCGTTATTGTAA
- a CDS encoding TRAP transporter small permease, whose amino-acid sequence MKKGAFFDNPFFRGIGKALNMLDQAILKMEEFILSASVIVISLMICGNVISRELFGPSIYFHAEVAQFAIIIATFMGISYGARKGRHISMSAIYDSVPFKFRKFMAILIPLGTAIALFVLAYVSFQYVQNAYERGTTTTSLRVPIYLMYMFLPIGFLLGAIQYVRNMLVNIFNKEVYIGTDALDYNDIEPEKRELDDNLQV is encoded by the coding sequence ATGAAAAAAGGTGCGTTTTTTGATAACCCATTCTTCCGAGGAATAGGGAAAGCCCTTAATATGCTTGATCAGGCGATCTTAAAGATGGAAGAATTCATCCTTAGTGCATCAGTCATTGTCATTTCTCTTATGATTTGTGGAAATGTAATCAGTCGTGAGTTATTTGGACCAAGTATTTATTTCCATGCTGAGGTCGCTCAATTTGCTATTATCATTGCTACCTTCATGGGAATAAGCTATGGTGCCCGGAAAGGCAGGCATATTAGTATGTCAGCGATTTATGATTCAGTGCCTTTCAAATTCAGGAAGTTCATGGCTATTTTGATTCCTCTTGGTACAGCGATTGCATTGTTCGTCCTTGCATACGTTTCGTTCCAATATGTGCAGAATGCATATGAACGAGGAACCACGACAACATCGCTCCGGGTACCGATTTATTTAATGTATATGTTCCTCCCGATTGGCTTTTTGTTAGGTGCCATCCAGTATGTACGTAACATGCTCGTAAACATCTTCAACAAAGAGGTTTATATTGGTACAGATGCATTAGACTATAATGATATCGAGCCCGAAAAACGAGAATTAGATGATAACCTACAAGTATAA